From Enterococcus mundtii, the proteins below share one genomic window:
- a CDS encoding nucleoside deaminase, with product MNFHPQKSIMHKLIQLQRQDHSIVAAVVDNNNMIISIGKTTVLDNHDPTSHAEVNALRSACKQLKTHILPEGYWLYSTFEPCPLCSSVIIWAGIDGVVYSNNPTYRGKEENWSFISCEEVLKKGSYIHDVSLIKDFMIDDIKDYFT from the coding sequence ATGAATTTTCATCCTCAAAAAAGTATCATGCATAAATTGATTCAGTTACAAAGGCAAGATCATTCCATCGTTGCTGCTGTTGTAGACAACAATAATATGATTATATCCATCGGAAAAACTACTGTCTTAGATAATCATGATCCCACTTCTCACGCTGAAGTAAACGCCCTCAGAAGCGCGTGTAAGCAATTAAAAACACATATATTACCTGAGGGTTATTGGTTATATAGCACTTTTGAACCATGTCCTTTGTGTAGCTCAGTGATTATTTGGGCAGGTATAGATGGAGTAGTCTATTCGAATAATCCAACTTACCGAGGTAAAGAAGAAAACTGGTCTTTCATTTCTTGCGAAGAGGTTCTTAAAAAAGGCTCTTACATTCACGATGTTTCATTGATCAAAGACTTTATGATTGATGATATAAAAGATTATTTTACTTAA
- a CDS encoding cold-shock protein, whose amino-acid sequence MNNGTVKWFNSDKGFGFITGEDGQDVFAHFSAIQGEGFKTLDEGQAVTFDIEDGQRGPQAVNINK is encoded by the coding sequence ATGAATAACGGTACAGTAAAATGGTTTAACTCAGACAAAGGTTTTGGATTTATCACTGGTGAAGATGGACAAGATGTGTTTGCACATTTTTCAGCTATCCAAGGTGAAGGCTTTAAGACTTTAGATGAAGGCCAAGCAGTTACTTTTGATATTGAAGATGGTCAACGTGGACCACAAGCAGTAAATATCAATAAATAA
- a CDS encoding GNAT family N-acetyltransferase — MKYVIITQEHSDWLSVAHSIRQFEWKAAKYIAEKMEKQEFTDWESVIIAKDGNPVVGFCTLVKKDIIDTKDYTPNIATVFVAPEYRGKHISQKLVATGENKLKEIGFGSVYITTQHEGLYEKWGYQEVAKENDRFGRLMRILEKNLMNERSE; from the coding sequence ATGAAATACGTCATTATAACCCAAGAACATTCTGATTGGCTTTCAGTAGCTCATTCTATTCGTCAATTTGAATGGAAAGCAGCAAAGTATATAGCAGAAAAAATGGAAAAACAAGAATTTACAGATTGGGAATCCGTGATTATTGCAAAAGATGGAAATCCTGTTGTAGGATTCTGTACTCTTGTAAAAAAAGACATTATTGATACGAAGGACTACACGCCTAACATTGCCACTGTTTTTGTCGCGCCAGAATATCGAGGGAAGCATATCAGCCAAAAATTAGTTGCAACAGGTGAAAATAAACTAAAGGAAATTGGTTTCGGCAGTGTATATATAACAACTCAACATGAAGGGTTATATGAAAAATGGGGTTATCAGGAAGTAGCTAAGGAAAATGATCGGTTTGGACGATTGATGCGGATATTAGAAAAAAATTTGATGAATGAAAGATCCGAATGA
- a CDS encoding cold-shock protein, whose amino-acid sequence MNNGTVKWFNSDKGFGFITGEDGQDVFAHFSAIQGEGFKTLDEGQAVTFDIEDGQRGPQAVNINK is encoded by the coding sequence ATGAATAACGGTACAGTAAAATGGTTTAACTCAGACAAAGGTTTTGGATTTATCACTGGTGAAGATGGACAAGATGTGTTTGCACATTTTTCAGCTATCCAAGGTGAAGGCTTTAAGACTTTAGATGAAGGTCAAGCAGTTACTTTTGATATCGAAGATGGTCAACGTGGACCACAAGCAGTAAATATCAATAAATAA
- a CDS encoding glucose-6-phosphate isomerase, whose product MAHIHFDYSKVAPFVNEHELGYMQSQVTAADKLLREGTGAGSDFRGWIDLPTNYDKEEFARIKAAAKKIQSDSEVLVVIGIGGSYLGARAAIDFLQHTFYNLLGSDKRQTPQIFFAGNSISSTYLADLIEVIGDRDFSVNVISKSGTTTEPAIAFRVFKELLVKKYGQEEANKRIYATTDKAKGAVKVEADAEGWETFVIPDDVGGRFSVLTAVGLLPIAASGADIDALMQGAADASKAYSSDKLEENEAYQYAAMRNILYRKGKVTELLINYEPGMQYFSEWWKQLFGESEGKDQKGIYPSSANFSTDLHSLGQYIQEGRRNIFETIVKVEKPRKSITIPEQAEDLDGLGYLQGKEIDFVNTKAFEGTLLAHTDGDVPNLLVKIPTMDAYTLGYTMYFFEIAVGISGYLNGINPFDQPGVEAYKKNMFALLGKPGFEDLAKELNERL is encoded by the coding sequence ATGGCACACATTCATTTTGACTATTCAAAAGTTGCACCATTTGTCAATGAACATGAGTTAGGCTATATGCAGAGTCAAGTTACTGCTGCAGACAAATTATTACGAGAAGGAACTGGCGCAGGTAGCGATTTCCGAGGATGGATCGACCTACCTACGAACTACGACAAAGAAGAATTTGCTCGTATCAAAGCTGCTGCTAAGAAAATCCAATCTGATTCTGAAGTCCTTGTGGTCATCGGTATCGGTGGTTCTTATTTAGGCGCTCGTGCAGCAATCGATTTCTTACAACATACCTTCTACAACTTGTTGGGAAGCGACAAACGCCAAACACCACAAATTTTCTTCGCTGGAAACTCAATCAGCTCAACTTATCTTGCTGACTTGATCGAAGTGATCGGCGACCGTGACTTCTCAGTAAATGTCATTTCAAAATCAGGAACAACGACTGAGCCAGCCATTGCATTCCGTGTATTCAAAGAATTACTTGTTAAAAAATATGGTCAAGAAGAAGCAAACAAACGCATCTACGCTACAACAGACAAAGCAAAAGGGGCTGTTAAAGTAGAAGCAGACGCAGAAGGATGGGAAACATTTGTGATTCCTGATGATGTCGGTGGACGTTTCTCTGTATTGACAGCAGTTGGTTTATTACCGATCGCCGCAAGCGGAGCAGATATCGATGCCTTGATGCAAGGTGCTGCCGATGCAAGCAAAGCTTATTCAAGCGACAAACTTGAAGAAAACGAAGCTTACCAATATGCAGCAATGCGTAATATTCTTTACCGTAAAGGCAAAGTTACTGAATTATTGATCAACTACGAACCAGGAATGCAATACTTCTCTGAGTGGTGGAAACAATTATTCGGCGAATCAGAAGGTAAAGATCAAAAAGGAATCTACCCTTCAAGTGCAAACTTCTCAACAGACTTGCACTCACTTGGACAATACATCCAAGAAGGACGTCGCAATATCTTCGAAACAATCGTAAAAGTTGAAAAACCACGTAAATCGATTACGATTCCAGAACAAGCAGAAGACTTGGACGGACTTGGTTATTTACAAGGAAAAGAAATCGACTTTGTAAATACAAAAGCTTTTGAAGGTACATTATTAGCTCATACAGACGGCGATGTACCAAACCTATTAGTTAAAATCCCTACAATGGATGCTTACACATTAGGTTACACAATGTACTTCTTTGAAATTGCTGTCGGCATTTCAGGTTACTTGAATGGTATCAACCCATTCGACCAACCAGGAGTAGAAGCTTACAAGAAAAACATGTTTGCTCTACTAGGCAAACCAGGGTTTGAAGACCTTGCGAAAGAATTGAACGAACGCCTGTAA
- the gdhA gene encoding NADP-specific glutamate dehydrogenase, which produces MSNAKEYVQAIQEKLHQKDDGQIEFLQAVDEFMPTVIQFLEKNPEYIEKNILGILVEPERVIQFRVPWQDDQGNWQVNRGYRIQYNSAIGPYKGGLRFHPSVNLSILKFLAFEQIFKNSLTGLPIGGGKGGSDFDPKGKSDNEIMRFCQSFMLELAKHIGPSIDVPAGDIGVGAREIGYMYGAYKRLKQYDAGVLTGKPLDFWGSKIRTEATGYGLVYYVKHLLNEEQDSFAGKTVMVSGSGNVAIYAIEKVHELGGKVVTCSDSGGYIYDPEGIDLDLLKELKEVKRARLTEYAKERSSAEYHENESVWTLKQAADIALPCATQNEIDGQLAEILVENGVKIVAEGANMPSTLDAVSVYEKADIWYCPGKAANAGGVAVSALEMSQNSQRLVWESSQVDAQLDEIMATIYQTCRQTAKEFGNEKNLLLGANVAGFEKVAKVMAMQGLV; this is translated from the coding sequence ATGTCAAATGCAAAAGAATACGTACAAGCGATACAAGAAAAACTTCACCAAAAAGATGACGGCCAAATCGAGTTTCTACAAGCGGTCGATGAATTTATGCCTACGGTCATCCAATTTTTAGAAAAAAATCCAGAATACATTGAAAAAAATATTCTAGGGATTTTAGTTGAACCAGAACGAGTGATCCAATTCCGTGTTCCTTGGCAAGATGATCAAGGAAACTGGCAAGTGAATCGTGGGTACCGAATCCAATACAATTCAGCCATCGGACCATATAAAGGTGGCTTACGTTTTCATCCAAGTGTCAATTTGAGTATTTTAAAATTCTTAGCATTTGAACAAATTTTCAAGAACAGCCTGACAGGCCTACCAATCGGTGGCGGTAAAGGCGGAAGTGATTTTGATCCAAAAGGAAAATCGGATAATGAAATCATGCGCTTTTGTCAAAGTTTCATGTTGGAACTGGCAAAACATATCGGACCTTCAATTGATGTACCGGCAGGCGACATCGGTGTAGGTGCTCGTGAGATCGGCTATATGTATGGTGCCTATAAACGATTGAAACAATATGATGCAGGTGTTTTGACAGGTAAACCTTTAGATTTCTGGGGAAGTAAGATCCGCACAGAAGCAACAGGTTATGGCTTAGTTTATTATGTGAAACATCTATTGAACGAAGAACAAGATTCATTTGCTGGCAAAACAGTGATGGTCTCAGGTAGTGGGAATGTGGCAATCTATGCAATCGAAAAAGTCCATGAACTGGGTGGGAAAGTCGTTACTTGTTCTGATTCAGGTGGCTATATCTATGACCCAGAAGGTATCGATCTTGATCTATTAAAAGAATTAAAAGAAGTCAAAAGAGCCCGTTTAACAGAATACGCCAAAGAACGCTCATCGGCTGAATACCACGAAAATGAATCGGTTTGGACATTGAAACAAGCGGCTGACATTGCTTTACCTTGTGCAACACAAAATGAAATCGACGGACAATTGGCAGAGATCCTTGTAGAAAATGGCGTGAAGATCGTCGCAGAAGGTGCGAACATGCCATCCACATTAGATGCTGTTTCAGTCTATGAAAAAGCAGACATCTGGTATTGTCCAGGAAAAGCTGCCAATGCTGGTGGTGTAGCTGTATCTGCGCTAGAAATGAGCCAAAATTCACAACGATTAGTGTGGGAAAGCAGCCAAGTCGATGCACAACTCGACGAGATCATGGCGACGATCTATCAAACGTGTCGTCAAACTGCCAAAGAATTTGGCAACGAAAAAAATCTTTTGCTTGGTGCCAATGTGGCAGGTTTTGAAAAAGTCGCAAAAGTAATGGCTATGCAAGGTTTAGTCTAA
- a CDS encoding NAD(P)/FAD-dependent oxidoreductase, whose protein sequence is MEKTYDVIVVGAGTSGMMAAISAAEYGANVLLIEKNKKAGKKLLMTGGGRCNVTNNRPVDDLIAHIPGNGKFLYSTFSQYNNFDIMEFFESQGVHLKEEDHGRMFPVTNKSKTIIEALVHRLNELNVTMFFGERVEKLIHKDNQIYGVRTEFDEFKAKCVILTTGGRTYPSTGATGDGYKLVKKVGHTITPLYATESPLISEESFIADKVLQGLSLQDITLRVLNQKGKVITEHTMDLLFTHFGISGPAALRCSSFINTELQKTQAPVTVSLDCFPTKSVEELIRELVELSKESKKNLINAWRGFLPERLLQFYLERLEMTELTGSQTSEKQIQEFAELCKNFELLIHKTFPIEKSFVTGGGVSLKEVNPKTMESKVLNGLFFGGELLDVNGYTGGFNITAAFATGRVSGMHAAMQSQW, encoded by the coding sequence ATGGAAAAAACTTATGACGTGATTGTTGTTGGCGCAGGAACAAGTGGCATGATGGCTGCAATCAGTGCAGCCGAGTATGGTGCCAATGTCTTGTTGATCGAAAAAAATAAAAAAGCAGGAAAAAAATTATTGATGACTGGTGGCGGTCGATGTAATGTCACAAATAATCGCCCTGTTGATGATTTGATTGCGCATATCCCAGGAAATGGTAAATTTTTATATAGTACATTTTCTCAATACAACAATTTTGACATCATGGAATTCTTTGAATCACAAGGAGTTCACTTAAAAGAAGAAGATCACGGACGGATGTTTCCAGTGACAAATAAATCAAAAACAATCATTGAAGCGCTGGTTCATCGTCTGAATGAATTGAACGTCACGATGTTTTTTGGCGAACGTGTAGAAAAATTGATCCATAAGGACAACCAAATCTATGGTGTGCGTACTGAATTTGATGAATTTAAAGCAAAATGCGTCATTTTGACGACTGGTGGACGCACGTATCCTTCTACAGGTGCAACAGGTGATGGGTATAAATTGGTCAAAAAAGTAGGCCACACGATCACACCACTTTATGCAACAGAGTCTCCTTTGATTTCTGAGGAGTCATTTATTGCGGATAAAGTGTTGCAAGGTCTTTCTTTACAAGATATTACGTTACGTGTCTTGAACCAAAAAGGAAAAGTGATCACGGAGCACACGATGGATCTTTTATTTACCCATTTTGGGATCTCTGGACCAGCAGCTTTAAGGTGTTCCAGTTTCATCAACACTGAGTTACAAAAAACGCAGGCACCTGTAACTGTTTCTTTAGATTGCTTCCCGACGAAGTCAGTCGAAGAACTGATACGAGAGTTAGTGGAACTAAGTAAAGAATCGAAAAAGAATTTGATCAATGCGTGGCGTGGTTTTCTACCTGAACGTCTACTCCAATTTTATCTTGAACGGCTAGAAATGACCGAACTAACTGGTAGCCAAACATCTGAAAAACAAATCCAAGAATTTGCTGAATTATGTAAAAACTTTGAGCTATTGATCCATAAGACATTTCCCATCGAGAAATCTTTTGTTACTGGTGGTGGCGTTTCATTAAAAGAAGTCAATCCAAAAACCATGGAAAGCAAAGTATTGAACGGACTGTTTTTTGGCGGTGAATTACTTGATGTAAACGGGTATACAGGTGGCTTTAATATCACGGCAGCTTTTGCTACGGGACGTGTTTCAGGAATGCACGCAGCGATGCAAAGTCAATGGTAA
- the ybaK gene encoding Cys-tRNA(Pro) deacylase — translation MAKKKPVKTNAIRMVEQKKIAYTEHEYAWDEAHISASSVAAQLPGSESRIFKTLVAVGNNTGPIVAVIPGSTELDLKKLAKVSGNKKVEMLHLKDLEKTTGYIRGGCSPIGMKKLFPTFIEEQAKEYDQIIISAGKRGLQMELAPEAIAELTNATFVDIKI, via the coding sequence TTGGCAAAGAAGAAACCAGTAAAAACTAATGCTATCCGTATGGTAGAACAAAAAAAGATTGCTTATACAGAACATGAATATGCTTGGGATGAAGCACATATCAGTGCCTCATCCGTTGCTGCTCAGTTGCCAGGAAGTGAATCACGAATTTTTAAAACATTAGTAGCAGTGGGGAATAACACAGGTCCGATCGTTGCCGTTATTCCAGGAAGCACTGAACTTGATTTAAAAAAACTAGCAAAAGTCTCCGGCAATAAAAAAGTAGAAATGCTCCATCTCAAGGACTTGGAAAAAACGACCGGATATATTCGAGGTGGCTGTTCGCCAATTGGTATGAAAAAATTATTCCCAACATTTATTGAAGAACAGGCAAAAGAATATGACCAGATCATTATCTCTGCTGGAAAACGCGGACTTCAAATGGAACTTGCTCCAGAAGCAATCGCTGAGTTGACCAATGCAACATTTGTCGATATCAAAATTTAA
- the aroD gene encoding type I 3-dehydroquinate dehydratase, with translation MFQVKGVRFGTGRPKVCAPLTGTTREELLREAILAREAGADLAEWRLDCYHDVFNKEQLKETLVLIYEMLERLPLLLTFRTLEEGGTQDISIKDYHDLYKFLIDTELVEMLDIELFKIESMEKDLLHDIHRRQIPLVISSHDFKETPADPVLLYRLNMMEHFGASIGKIAVMPNNERDVLRMMELTRRAHAFVSMPLVTMSMGELGMVSRLAGNVTGSAITFGALDATRASAPGQLPVKELKQIISLLNEN, from the coding sequence ATGTTTCAAGTAAAAGGAGTAAGATTTGGTACTGGACGTCCAAAAGTCTGTGCGCCCTTGACAGGTACAACTCGCGAAGAACTTCTGAGAGAAGCAATCCTAGCGAGGGAAGCCGGTGCTGATTTAGCTGAATGGCGTCTTGATTGTTATCATGATGTCTTCAACAAAGAACAACTAAAGGAAACGTTAGTACTGATCTATGAAATGTTAGAAAGACTACCATTGCTTTTGACTTTTCGAACCTTAGAAGAAGGTGGAACGCAAGATATTTCAATCAAAGACTACCACGATCTGTATAAATTTTTGATCGACACAGAATTAGTGGAAATGCTAGATATTGAGTTGTTCAAAATCGAAAGTATGGAAAAGGATCTGCTCCATGATATCCACCGCCGCCAGATCCCACTGGTCATCAGTAGTCACGATTTTAAAGAAACACCAGCAGATCCGGTCTTGCTGTATCGTTTGAATATGATGGAACATTTTGGTGCAAGTATTGGCAAAATTGCTGTGATGCCAAATAATGAACGTGATGTTTTGCGGATGATGGAATTGACTCGTCGCGCTCATGCGTTTGTGTCAATGCCTCTAGTCACTATGTCAATGGGTGAGCTTGGCATGGTCTCTCGACTAGCAGGCAACGTGACAGGTTCAGCCATCACTTTCGGTGCGTTAGATGCGACACGAGCTTCTGCACCTGGCCAATTACCAGTTAAAGAATTAAAACAAATCATTAGTTTACTCAATGAAAATTAA
- a CDS encoding class I SAM-dependent rRNA methyltransferase, giving the protein MKLTIKKRAVKKFLKGYPLIQEEDLVQMKKTTEWVELIDQQGKFLGKGYLGKQNKGIGWVLSQKDEPFDQSFFELKFLTAKEKRTSYFNDEQTTAFRLFNGEGDGIGGLIIDYYDSFAVFSWYNETLYLAREVLLKAFQAAYPEIVGIYEKIRFETTRLPESQHVTGEEAKEPLLVQENGVTYATYLNEGLMTGIFLDQKEVRGALIDGLALGKSVLNMFSYTGAFSVAAAMGGATETTSVDLAKRSLKKTREQFEVNGLTPDAHKIIVMDVFEYFKYAQRKGFSYDVIVLDPPSFARNKKKVFRVAKNYGEMVKDSLSILADEGILIASTNAANVSIDQFQAMIEDELISAEYEYQISGVYRLPDDFQTIDSFPEGNYLKVFVYEIKK; this is encoded by the coding sequence ATGAAACTAACAATAAAAAAAAGAGCAGTCAAGAAATTTTTAAAAGGCTATCCATTGATCCAAGAAGAAGATCTAGTCCAAATGAAAAAAACGACAGAATGGGTAGAATTAATTGATCAGCAAGGAAAATTTTTAGGAAAAGGCTATTTAGGAAAACAAAACAAAGGGATTGGTTGGGTACTCAGCCAAAAAGATGAACCATTTGATCAATCATTTTTTGAACTAAAATTTCTGACAGCTAAAGAAAAAAGGACAAGCTATTTTAATGATGAGCAGACAACAGCTTTTCGTTTGTTCAATGGAGAAGGAGATGGGATCGGTGGTTTGATCATTGACTACTACGATAGCTTTGCTGTCTTTTCTTGGTACAATGAAACCTTATATTTGGCTCGTGAAGTTTTATTAAAAGCTTTTCAAGCTGCTTATCCTGAAATTGTCGGAATCTACGAAAAAATTCGCTTTGAAACAACACGATTACCGGAGAGCCAGCATGTGACTGGAGAAGAGGCCAAAGAACCACTACTTGTCCAAGAAAATGGAGTGACTTATGCCACTTATTTGAATGAAGGTCTAATGACAGGGATTTTCCTTGACCAAAAAGAAGTCAGAGGAGCATTGATCGATGGCTTAGCTTTAGGGAAATCAGTACTGAATATGTTTAGCTATACCGGTGCTTTTTCTGTAGCTGCTGCTATGGGTGGGGCAACAGAAACGACAAGTGTCGATCTAGCAAAACGAAGTTTGAAAAAAACTCGTGAACAATTTGAGGTCAACGGGTTGACACCTGATGCCCATAAAATCATCGTCATGGATGTTTTTGAATACTTTAAATATGCACAACGTAAAGGTTTCTCTTATGATGTAATCGTTTTGGACCCTCCAAGTTTTGCTCGGAACAAGAAAAAAGTCTTTCGTGTAGCCAAAAATTATGGTGAAATGGTGAAAGATAGCTTGTCGATCTTAGCCGATGAAGGAATCCTGATTGCCTCAACAAATGCAGCCAATGTGTCGATTGATCAATTTCAAGCAATGATCGAAGATGAACTAATCTCTGCTGAGTATGAGTACCAAATCAGCGGTGTTTATCGTTTGCCTGATGATTTTCAAACCATTGATTCTTTCCCAGAAGGAAATTATTTAAAGGTATTTGTTTATGAAATAAAAAAATAG
- a CDS encoding LTA synthase family protein, producing MFHVTLFLCKSAERKINLKIKTPAFLNKRLGFFSLLAVLLWVKTIATYLFDFHLGIESGIQYFILFINPIATTILLLGIALYVRRTKAAYITMLVIYFLLTLLLFSNIIYYREFTDFITINAILGAGKVASGLGESALRLFRPYDVLYWIDIILIVGLLATKKIKMDTRPVRARMAFAFTTLAVMIFSGNLFLAEADRPELLTRTFSRDYLVKYLGLNAFMVYDGIQTYQTNQVRAEASPNDMKEVATYVKEHYAQPNQDLYGLAEGKNVIYIHLESLQQFVIDYKLKDENGVEHEVTPFLNSLFHSNETFSFDNFFHQVKAGKTSDAETLMENSLFGLNQGSLFTQLGGKNTFQAAPNILKQTKGYTSAAFHGNAGTFWNRNETYKSFGYDYFFDASYYDVNDDNSFQYGLHDKPFFEQSVQYLERMQQPFYSKFIAVSNHFPYSKFTNEEAGFPVANTNDETINGYFATANYLDTAVEEFFNYLKASGLYENSVIVLYGDHYGISNTRNRSLAELVGKTSSTWTNFDNAAMQRVPYMIHIPGQTKGGINHTYGGQVDALPTLLHLLGVDSKNYIQLGQDLFSPDNNQLVAFRDGDFVSPKYTYYGGAVYDTQTGEVLSDMTEEQQAEVTALREAVSKQLAVSDQINNGDLLRFYTESGLEPLDTSKFDYKNGLQHLNDAERSLGDKSTSVFSENNNQTTQNLYETKTFQDIHGIPTEEPTDSEDSVENNE from the coding sequence ATGTTTCATGTCACTCTTTTTTTATGTAAGAGTGCAGAAAGGAAGATTAATTTGAAAATAAAAACACCCGCTTTTTTAAATAAAAGGCTCGGATTTTTTTCTTTACTAGCAGTTTTGTTATGGGTCAAAACGATTGCTACTTATCTATTTGATTTCCATTTAGGGATTGAAAGTGGCATCCAATATTTTATCTTGTTCATCAACCCGATCGCAACGACTATCCTTCTTTTAGGGATTGCCTTATATGTTAGACGAACGAAAGCAGCGTATATCACGATGCTTGTCATCTATTTCTTGTTGACCTTGCTCTTATTTTCTAACATCATCTATTATCGTGAGTTCACTGATTTTATTACGATCAACGCGATCCTAGGCGCCGGAAAAGTCGCAAGTGGTTTAGGCGAAAGTGCCTTACGGTTATTCCGTCCTTATGATGTCCTTTATTGGATCGATATCATTTTGATCGTCGGACTTTTAGCAACGAAAAAAATCAAAATGGACACACGTCCTGTACGCGCTCGAATGGCGTTTGCTTTTACTACTTTAGCAGTGATGATCTTTTCAGGAAATCTCTTTTTAGCTGAAGCAGATCGTCCAGAGTTATTGACACGTACCTTCTCTCGTGATTATTTAGTTAAATATCTTGGACTGAACGCGTTCATGGTGTACGACGGTATCCAAACCTACCAAACAAACCAAGTACGAGCTGAAGCAAGTCCAAATGATATGAAAGAAGTAGCGACTTACGTCAAAGAACATTATGCTCAACCAAACCAAGATCTCTACGGATTAGCTGAAGGTAAGAATGTCATCTACATCCATTTAGAAAGCCTACAACAATTTGTGATCGATTATAAACTGAAAGACGAAAATGGCGTAGAACATGAAGTAACGCCTTTCTTGAATAGTTTGTTCCACAGTAATGAAACATTTAGTTTTGACAACTTCTTCCATCAAGTAAAAGCTGGTAAAACAAGTGATGCAGAAACATTGATGGAAAATTCATTATTCGGGTTGAACCAAGGGTCCCTATTTACTCAACTTGGTGGTAAAAATACTTTCCAAGCGGCACCAAATATTTTAAAACAAACAAAAGGGTACACCAGTGCAGCATTCCATGGGAATGCTGGTACATTCTGGAACCGTAACGAAACTTATAAGAGTTTTGGGTATGATTACTTCTTTGATGCTTCATACTATGACGTGAATGACGATAACTCATTCCAATACGGTTTACATGACAAACCTTTCTTTGAACAATCCGTCCAATATTTAGAACGGATGCAACAACCTTTCTATTCAAAATTCATTGCTGTATCGAATCACTTCCCTTATTCAAAATTCACGAATGAGGAAGCTGGATTCCCAGTAGCAAATACGAACGATGAAACAATCAATGGTTACTTTGCGACAGCTAACTATTTAGACACAGCGGTAGAAGAATTCTTCAACTATTTAAAAGCAAGTGGCTTGTATGAAAACTCAGTCATCGTCTTATACGGTGACCACTATGGGATCTCTAATACAAGAAACAGATCTTTAGCTGAATTAGTTGGTAAAACAAGTTCGACCTGGACAAATTTTGACAATGCAGCGATGCAACGCGTGCCATATATGATCCATATCCCTGGACAAACAAAAGGCGGAATCAATCATACGTATGGTGGCCAAGTCGATGCTTTACCAACATTGCTTCATTTGTTAGGTGTTGATTCAAAAAATTATATCCAATTAGGACAAGATCTCTTCTCACCTGATAATAACCAGTTAGTTGCTTTCCGTGATGGTGACTTTGTTTCACCTAAGTACACCTATTATGGTGGAGCTGTCTACGATACCCAAACAGGTGAAGTCCTATCCGATATGACTGAAGAACAACAAGCAGAAGTTACTGCCTTACGTGAAGCAGTCAGCAAGCAACTCGCTGTTTCAGACCAGATCAATAATGGCGATCTACTTCGTTTCTATACAGAAAGTGGTTTAGAACCACTTGATACTTCTAAGTTTGATTACAAAAATGGCTTGCAACATCTAAATGATGCCGAGCGTTCACTTGGTGACAAATCAACAAGCGTCTTCAGTGAGAACAACAATCAAACGACACAAAATCTTTACGAAACAAAAACTTTCCAAGATATCCATGGTATTCCTACCGAGGAACCTACGGATAGTGAAGATTCAGTGGAAAACAACGAATGA